A part of Crassostrea angulata isolate pt1a10 chromosome 5, ASM2561291v2, whole genome shotgun sequence genomic DNA contains:
- the LOC128182937 gene encoding uncharacterized protein LOC128182937 — MQLCLHMLTLFVRISTLRHSLLLRRMIYLKKNNHDPNTVVAMHNFITKERDDNKEFLKFLSVPSLETVCVLAEFDPSFHIELATYLKELRLPLQDLTSILDRRILIVQQFISPSVLLGRPFPSISPARAMNSSIDVDNVRIRFLFKAVENSFNLFYILSPDREEYLCMKSSRFCKYSTKFYGQAGAQWKVIQIKEPNGREDDPSLFVLCTKKQPQKFLYIASSFLGCAKGLEESKAVDKECLFKLAPPGEPPMYIPLPDAEGVSTGLDLSCSL; from the exons ATGCAACTTTGTCTTCATATGTTGACTTTGTTCGTCAGGATATCTACTTTACGACATTCTCTTTTACTGAGAAGGATGATTTACCTAAAGAAAAACAACCACGATCCAAATACAGTTGTTGCAATGCATAATTTTATTACGAAAGAAAGAGATGataacaaagaatttttgaaatttctttcagTCCCATCACTCGAAACCGTTTGCGTTTTAGCAGAATTTGATCCCTCTTTCCATATAGAACTTGCAACTTATCTAAAGGAACTACGTCTTCCGCTGCAGGATTTAACTAGCATCCTTGATCGTCGTATTTTGATTGTACAACAATTCATCAGTCCTTCAGTTTTACTTGGAAGACCATTTCCGTCAATAAGCCCAGCAAGAGCCATGAACAGTTCAATAGATGTTGATAATGTTCGAATTAGATTCTTATTTAAGGCTGTCGAGAACTCATTCAATCTTTTCTACATCCTATCGCCCGATCGTGAAGAATATCTGTGTATGAAAAGCTCGCGTTTCTGCAAGTATTCTACAAAGTTTTATGGTCAAGCAGGTGCCCAGTGGAAGGTTATCCAGATAAAAGAACCAAACGGGAGAGAAGATGATCCGTCCTTGTTTGTACTTTGTACCAAAAAACAGCCACAGAAGTTCTTATATATCGCAAGTTCTTTTTTGGGGTGTGCTAAAGGTCTCGAAGAGTCAAAAGCGGTTGATAAGGAGTGTTTATTCAAA CTTGCTCCACCTGGGGAACCCCCAATGTACATTCCTTTACCAGATGCAGAAGGAGTGTCAACAGGATTAGATCTTTCTTGTAGTTTG tgA